CGTCCTGCATGACGTATTCCTTGCCCTCGCTGCGCACGAGGCCCTTTTCTTTGGCGGCGTTCAGGCTGCCGCACGCCAAGAGGTCTTGGTAGTTGACGATCTCGGCGCGAATAAATCCTTTCTCGAAGTCGGTGTGTATCTTGCCCGCGGCTTGGGGCGCTTTGGTGCCTTTGGTGATGGTCCAGGCGCGCGTTTCCTTTTCGCCCGCGGTCAGGTAGCTGATAAGTCCCAGCGTGCGATAGCCCACGGTGATCAACATAGACAAGCCGCTCTCGGCGATGCCGTACTCCTCGGCAAACACGGCGCGCTCGTCCTCGTCCAGAGCCGCCAACTCCGCCTCCACCTTGGCCGACAGCACGATGACTTCGGCGTTCTCCTTGGCGGCGATGGCGCGGACGGCACGGACGTACTTGTTGTCGGGCTTACCGATATCGTTCTCGCCGATATTGGCGACGTAAATGACGGGTTTGGCGGTCAGCAAGAACATATCGTAGAGGTAGGCTTGCTCCTCTTTGTCCAATCCTTGCTCCCTGACGGGGCGCCCCGCCTCCAAAGCGGCCTTCACGCGTTCCAGACACTCCAACTCGGGCAAGAGTTTCTTGTCCCCGCTCTTGGCTTGATTTTTGACGCGGGCGATGCGCTTGTCCACCGTCTCGATATCGGCAAATATCAACTCGTAATCTATGGTTTCTATATCGTTTTGGGGATTGACCGCGCCCGAAACGTGCGTGATATTGCCGTCGTCGAAACAGCGCACCACGTGCACGATGGCGTCCACCTCGCGGATGTGCGACAAGAACTTGTTGCCGAGTCCCTCGCCCTTGCTGGCGCCCTTGACGAGGCCGGCGATATCCACGAATTCGAGTACGGCGGGCGTCACCTTGCGGCTCGTGTACAACGCGGCCAATTTGTCGAGGCGCTCGTCGGGCACGGCCACCACGCCCACGTTGGGCTCGATG
This sequence is a window from Clostridia bacterium. Protein-coding genes within it:
- the ychF gene encoding redox-regulated ATPase YchF; translation: MKLGVVGLPNVGKSTLFNAITQAGAECANYPFCTIEPNVGVVAVPDERLDKLAALYTSRKVTPAVLEFVDIAGLVKGASKGEGLGNKFLSHIREVDAIVHVVRCFDDGNITHVSGAVNPQNDIETIDYELIFADIETVDKRIARVKNQAKSGDKKLLPELECLERVKAALEAGRPVREQGLDKEEQAYLYDMFLLTAKPVIYVANIGENDIGKPDNKYVRAVRAIAAKENAEVIVLSAKVEAELAALDEDERAVFAEEYGIAESGLSMLITVGYRTLGLISYLTAGEKETRAWTITKGTKAPQAAGKIHTDFEKGFIRAEIVNYQDLLACGSLNAAKEKGLVRSEGKEYVMQDGDVVLFRFNV